A genomic window from Streptococcus sanguinis includes:
- a CDS encoding ABC transporter ATP-binding protein, giving the protein MTLLDVQHVKKIYKTRFQGSQVEALKDIHFTVERGEYVAIMGESGSGKSTLLNILAMLDKPTEGRVFLNGTDTATIKNSQASSFRREKLGFVFQDFNLLDTLSVKDNILLPLVLSRRPITEMMQKLVTTCNELGINKLQEKFPYEISGGQKQRVAVARAIITDPEILLADEPTGALDSKSSAALLDVFDDINARGQTILMVTHSTAAASRAKRVLFIKDGILYNQIFRGDKTERQMFQEISDTLTVMASEVKD; this is encoded by the coding sequence ATGACATTATTAGACGTACAACACGTGAAAAAGATTTATAAAACCCGCTTTCAGGGTAGTCAAGTAGAGGCACTGAAGGACATTCACTTTACGGTAGAAAGAGGCGAATATGTCGCCATCATGGGGGAGTCAGGCTCCGGGAAATCCACCCTGCTCAACATCTTAGCCATGTTGGACAAGCCGACTGAGGGCCGTGTCTTTCTCAACGGAACTGACACAGCAACCATCAAAAACAGCCAGGCTTCCAGCTTCCGTCGGGAAAAATTAGGCTTTGTCTTTCAGGACTTCAATCTGTTGGATACCCTGTCGGTCAAGGATAATATTCTCCTGCCTCTGGTTCTCTCTCGCCGTCCCATTACCGAAATGATGCAAAAGCTGGTTACGACCTGCAATGAGCTGGGGATTAACAAGCTGCAAGAGAAGTTTCCTTATGAGATTTCCGGTGGCCAGAAGCAGCGGGTTGCAGTGGCTCGGGCCATCATCACAGACCCTGAGATTCTGCTGGCGGATGAGCCGACGGGAGCCTTGGATTCCAAGTCTTCAGCAGCCCTGCTGGATGTTTTTGATGACATCAATGCCCGCGGTCAAACTATTCTCATGGTGACTCACTCAACAGCAGCGGCTAGCCGCGCCAAGCGGGTGCTCTTTATCAAGGATGGGATTCTCTACAACCAAATCTTCCGTGGCGACAAGACCGAGCGGCAGATGTTTCAAGAGATTTCTGATACTCTGACAGTTATGGCAAGTGAGGTGAAGGACTAG
- a CDS encoding HAMP domain-containing histidine kinase, whose product MDTQDKFFFFKSYLYSRRFFLALLILLLGFILLFAFVFDDYRSLLEYVALLLALLSFLFIGADAWTSFKGYRSQKLQVAAQAQTPLEKLLQERVEELEYEQKNQLLVEQEKYNDLLDYYTLWVHQVKTPIAASSLLIGDLKDKEAKSQLEQELFKIESYVHLVLQYLRLESFHDDLVLKQENLADLVREIVKKYALFFIQQGLSLNLHDLDHTIVTDKKWFVVILEQVLSNSLKYTKEGSIEIYFQEGSLYIKDTGLGIQNADLLRVFERGFSGYNGRLTQQSSGLGLYLSKKIADQLGHKIAIDSQVGQGTTVSIAFPEKKLIFE is encoded by the coding sequence ATGGACACACAGGATAAATTTTTCTTTTTTAAGTCTTACCTTTATTCGCGGCGATTTTTTCTAGCTCTGCTGATTCTGCTGCTAGGCTTTATTCTGCTCTTTGCCTTTGTCTTTGATGATTACCGCAGTCTGCTGGAATATGTCGCGCTCTTGTTAGCTCTTTTGTCTTTCTTGTTTATCGGAGCAGATGCTTGGACGTCCTTTAAGGGCTATCGCAGCCAGAAGCTGCAGGTCGCTGCTCAGGCTCAGACTCCTCTAGAAAAGCTCTTGCAGGAAAGAGTGGAGGAGCTGGAGTACGAACAGAAGAATCAGCTCTTGGTTGAGCAGGAGAAATACAATGATTTGCTGGACTACTATACTCTTTGGGTTCATCAAGTCAAGACACCCATTGCTGCCAGTTCACTTTTGATTGGAGATTTGAAGGATAAGGAAGCCAAGTCTCAGTTGGAGCAGGAACTCTTCAAGATTGAATCCTATGTTCATCTGGTGCTCCAGTACCTCCGTCTGGAAAGCTTCCATGACGATCTAGTTCTGAAGCAGGAAAATTTGGCTGATTTGGTCAGGGAAATTGTCAAGAAATATGCTCTTTTCTTTATTCAGCAAGGACTCAGCCTCAATCTTCATGACCTAGACCACACGATTGTCACTGATAAAAAGTGGTTTGTAGTGATTTTGGAGCAGGTCCTGTCCAATAGTCTTAAATACACCAAAGAAGGCAGCATAGAGATTTATTTTCAAGAGGGCAGTCTCTACATCAAGGACACAGGTCTGGGCATTCAAAATGCTGATTTGCTGCGGGTTTTTGAGCGCGGTTTCTCAGGCTACAACGGTCGTCTGACCCAGCAGTCATCAGGCTTAGGTCTTTACCTGTCCAAGAAAATTGCTGACCAGCTGGGACACAAGATTGCTATAGACTCTCAAGTTGGTCAGGGAACGACGGTTTCCATCGCCTTTCCTGAGAAGAAATTGATCTTTGAGTAG
- a CDS encoding ABC transporter permease has protein sequence MFRLAAKLAVSNLIKNRRLYYPFALATCVAVAISYIFNSLAFNPNLSKMSGASSVIFVLVLGVVIVNITAGIIVFYANQFVMKNRSKELGLYGMLGLNKRHLFVMTFIELLIFGLVAVSLGLTIGVLFDQLIYAFLLKLMGTKVVLVSTFQPFVLVLIIIFYAFVFFCLLIKNGFYLRKFDALQLVKEKNSGEKKSRFLLLQTIIGISSLVFGYYLALGVSDPVAAIIIFFVAVLFVILGTYLLFNAGTTVFLQFLKKKKTFYYQPDNMISVSNLIFRMKKNAIGLATISILSTMVLVTLSGGANIYAGGDYMQSAMFPHDISIQGKEVTGELLEQALTEFVQEQQLQVNKKVVYRYYTIGVSGRAGNRLDIYSKEQKPFVPNLYILAISESDYQEMTGQSLQLKDDEIAIFEQGLELDSKKDLQIAGKNLKIKRKLKEDFVFGNLPDPMNMMVPERIYMVAKNPSQIFSSLMNDYAVNVNYYGGLNLKLPKEEQINLRESYQEKLSSFNATLPENQAVYGSVTAFDKQEIKGMLGGMFFIGIFLSIVFMLGTVLIIYYKQVSEGYEDREGFVILQKVGLDEKQIKQTIRRQILIVFFLPLIFAFLHLAFAYHMLSLILQMLGVLNASLMLVVTLGVCALFIAVYVGVFLITSRSYRKIVAM, from the coding sequence GTGTTTCGATTAGCAGCAAAATTGGCGGTATCCAATCTGATTAAGAACCGCCGCCTCTATTATCCTTTTGCACTGGCTACCTGTGTGGCTGTAGCCATTTCTTATATTTTCAACTCCTTGGCTTTTAATCCCAATCTATCCAAAATGTCAGGTGCCAGCTCTGTTATTTTCGTTTTGGTCCTAGGGGTCGTTATTGTGAACATCACAGCTGGAATTATTGTCTTTTATGCCAATCAATTTGTCATGAAGAATCGTTCCAAGGAGCTGGGGCTTTACGGCATGTTGGGGCTCAATAAACGCCATCTCTTTGTTATGACCTTTATTGAGCTTCTGATTTTCGGGCTAGTGGCTGTAAGCTTGGGACTGACTATAGGTGTTCTCTTTGACCAGCTGATTTATGCTTTTTTGCTCAAGCTTATGGGGACCAAGGTAGTTTTGGTTTCAACATTTCAACCTTTTGTATTGGTATTGATTATCATTTTCTATGCTTTTGTATTTTTCTGTTTGCTAATTAAAAATGGCTTTTACTTAAGAAAGTTTGATGCTCTGCAATTAGTCAAGGAAAAAAATAGTGGGGAGAAAAAGAGTCGCTTTTTACTCTTGCAAACTATTATTGGTATATCTTCTCTCGTTTTTGGATATTATCTTGCTTTAGGTGTATCTGATCCGGTGGCAGCCATAATCATTTTCTTCGTAGCCGTACTTTTTGTTATTCTAGGGACTTATCTGCTTTTCAATGCAGGAACAACTGTTTTCTTACAATTTTTGAAAAAGAAGAAGACGTTTTATTATCAGCCTGATAACATGATTTCGGTATCTAATCTAATTTTTCGAATGAAGAAAAATGCAATCGGTTTAGCGACGATTTCTATTTTGTCGACAATGGTTTTGGTTACCTTATCTGGTGGAGCCAACATTTATGCTGGTGGTGATTATATGCAGAGTGCCATGTTTCCGCATGATATCAGTATCCAAGGAAAAGAAGTAACAGGTGAGCTTCTGGAACAAGCTTTGACAGAGTTTGTTCAAGAGCAGCAACTGCAGGTTAATAAAAAAGTTGTTTACCGGTATTATACGATAGGGGTTAGCGGACGAGCTGGTAATCGGCTAGATATTTATTCTAAGGAACAGAAACCCTTCGTTCCAAATCTTTATATTTTGGCCATTTCTGAGAGTGATTACCAAGAAATGACAGGTCAAAGTCTTCAGCTTAAAGATGATGAAATAGCCATATTTGAGCAAGGATTGGAACTAGATAGCAAAAAAGATTTACAGATAGCTGGAAAAAATTTAAAAATCAAGAGAAAATTAAAAGAAGATTTCGTTTTCGGTAATCTACCCGATCCGATGAATATGATGGTGCCTGAAAGAATCTATATGGTGGCTAAAAATCCGAGTCAAATCTTTTCTTCATTGATGAACGATTACGCTGTCAATGTTAACTATTATGGGGGATTAAATCTCAAGCTACCAAAAGAAGAACAGATAAACCTCAGAGAATCATACCAAGAAAAGCTAAGCAGTTTTAATGCCACTTTACCTGAAAATCAAGCTGTTTATGGTTCGGTGACAGCCTTTGATAAGCAAGAAATAAAGGGAATGCTAGGCGGTATGTTCTTTATTGGAATTTTCCTATCAATCGTTTTTATGCTTGGAACCGTTCTTATTATCTACTACAAGCAGGTTTCTGAAGGTTATGAAGATCGAGAAGGCTTTGTTATTTTACAAAAGGTTGGATTGGATGAAAAACAAATTAAGCAAACAATTCGTAGGCAGATTTTGATTGTCTTCTTCCTACCCCTAATCTTTGCCTTCCTTCATTTGGCTTTTGCCTATCACATGCTCAGTCTCATTTTACAGATGTTGGGCGTGCTCAACGCAAGTCTTATGTTAGTGGTGACTCTAGGTGTCTGCGCTCTGTTTATTGCAGTATATGTTGGTGTCTTTCTCATTACTTCTCGCAGCTATCGCAAAATTGTGGCTATGTAA
- a CDS encoding beta-carotene 15,15'-monooxygenase produces the protein MKSKGINAFQLKLFMAFLMVFDHISQIPGLVPDDWDGVLHALTRCVGVAFAFMAVEGFLHTRNRLAYNMRLFFWAALMQTGNCILTLLFQEKGIYLTHNIFLTLACGVLMLSLFFGFSDNGGATKDGKRGLRLTAGVLVLLAGLLFSEGGMALLPFMLLTYLFRNQVFFRNLSYVVWAGILFAMSIQIYPTLQDTLSMLLYNSDWLFITVLPLLHFYNGERGSSSKWSKYFFYIFYPAHLWLIALIAFWVK, from the coding sequence ATGAAATCAAAAGGTATAAATGCTTTTCAGTTGAAGCTCTTCATGGCATTTCTTATGGTTTTTGACCATATCAGTCAGATACCGGGGCTGGTGCCGGACGACTGGGATGGCGTCTTGCATGCCCTAACCCGCTGTGTCGGAGTAGCATTTGCCTTCATGGCAGTGGAAGGTTTTCTCCACACTCGCAACCGCCTGGCTTACAATATGAGGCTCTTCTTTTGGGCAGCCCTGATGCAGACAGGAAACTGTATCCTGACGCTCCTCTTTCAGGAGAAGGGCATTTACCTCACTCACAATATCTTCCTGACCTTGGCCTGCGGTGTCCTCATGCTGAGTCTTTTCTTTGGCTTTTCTGACAATGGCGGAGCTACTAAGGATGGGAAGCGTGGTTTGCGGCTGACAGCAGGAGTATTAGTCTTGCTGGCTGGGCTTCTCTTTAGCGAAGGCGGCATGGCTCTGCTTCCTTTCATGCTCTTGACCTACCTTTTTAGAAATCAAGTCTTTTTCAGAAACTTGTCCTATGTAGTTTGGGCGGGAATTCTCTTTGCCATGAGTATTCAAATTTATCCAACCTTGCAGGACACTCTTTCTATGTTGCTCTATAATTCAGACTGGCTCTTTATCACTGTTCTTCCTCTCTTGCACTTCTACAATGGTGAGCGAGGATCTAGCAGCAAATGGAGCAAATATTTCTTCTATATATTCTATCCAGCCCACCTTTGGCTAATTGCCTTGATCGCCTTTTGGGTAAAATAA
- a CDS encoding ABC transporter ATP-binding protein — protein sequence MTLLDVQHVKKIYKTRFQGSQVEALKDIHFTVEKGEYVAIMGESGSGKSTLLNILAMLDKPTEGRVFLNGTDTATIKNSQASSFRREKLGFVFQDFNLLDTLSVKDNILLPLVLSRRPITEMMQKLVTTCNELGINKLQEKFPYEISGGQKQRVAVARAIITEPEILLADEPTGALDSKSSAALLDVFDDINARGQTILMVTHSTSAASRAKRVLFIKDGILYNQIFRGDKTERQMFQEISDTLTVMASEVGNYVQTNE from the coding sequence ATGACATTATTAGACGTACAGCACGTGAAAAAAATTTATAAAACCCGCTTTCAGGGCAGCCAAGTAGAGGCCTTGAAAGACATTCACTTTACAGTAGAAAAAGGCGAATATGTCGCCATCATGGGGGAGTCGGGCTCTGGGAAATCCACCCTGCTCAACATCTTAGCTATGCTGGACAAGCCGACTGAGGGCCGCGTCTTTCTCAACGGAACTGACACGGCAACCATCAAAAACAGCCAGGCTTCCAGCTTCCGCCGGGAGAAATTAGGCTTTGTCTTTCAGGATTTCAACCTGCTGGATACCCTGTCAGTCAAGGATAATATTCTCCTGCCTCTGGTCCTCTCTCGCCGTCCCATTACCGAAATGATGCAAAAGCTGGTTACGACCTGCAATGAGCTGGGGATTAACAAACTCCAAGAGAAGTTTCCTTATGAGATTTCCGGTGGTCAGAAGCAGAGAGTTGCAGTGGCTCGGGCCATCATCACAGAACCTGAGATTTTGCTGGCGGATGAGCCGACGGGAGCCTTGGATTCCAAGTCTTCAGCAGCCCTGCTGGATGTCTTTGACGATATCAATGCCCGCGGTCAAACTATTCTCATGGTGACTCACTCAACATCAGCGGCTAGCCGCGCCAAGCGGGTGCTCTTTATCAAGGATGGGATTCTCTATAATCAAATCTTCCGCGGTGACAAGACCGAGCGGCAGATGTTCCAAGAGATTTCCGATACTCTGACAGTTATGGCAAGTGAGGTGGGCAATTATGTTCAAACTAACGAGTAA
- a CDS encoding helix-turn-helix transcriptional regulator, with product MIIVNLDVQLAKKKMKLGELADIIGITNANLSILKTGKAKAIRFSTLNAICQALDCQPGDILEFTDDEE from the coding sequence ATGATTATCGTTAATCTTGATGTCCAGCTGGCCAAGAAAAAGATGAAACTGGGAGAACTAGCCGATATCATCGGTATCACCAACGCTAATCTTTCCATTCTCAAAACGGGCAAGGCCAAGGCTATACGCTTTAGCACTCTCAATGCTATCTGTCAGGCCCTTGATTGCCAGCCTGGAGACATCCTAGAATTTACAGATGATGAAGAATAA
- a CDS encoding oxidoreductase, with the protein MKSIKGIALITVSIILTIYAWASAGMINFIVPGLALTTLSLTFLLATRNALLEKWFHGIEKMYTYHKFTAIFSVVLLALHNVAMGGSLWGSHLAAQLGNVGIYLFVSIVLVAYLGKHIKYEAWRWIHRFVYLAYIFGLFHAYMLMGGQLLTPTLLGFVVGFYAIIGLASGFYIIFLYQSLAFRHLGKIMQVKRLNHDTVELKIQLSQKLDYQYGQFAFVKIFQEGFEKAPHPFSISGGHDNIVYFTIKNSGDHTKKLYDKIQEGTKVTIDRAYGHMILDQGQEKQIWIAGGIGITPFISYIRENPNLNRPVSFYYAYTGAENAVYLDLLKDYAAKNPQFDLHLVDSKVSGYLDFKNYPLDNQTTVFMCGPVKMMDKLANEFKKTNPKADLVYEGFKFK; encoded by the coding sequence ATGAAATCTATCAAAGGAATCGCCCTTATTACTGTTAGCATAATCCTGACCATCTATGCTTGGGCTTCAGCTGGAATGATCAACTTTATTGTACCCGGTCTGGCCTTGACTACCCTTTCGCTGACCTTTTTACTTGCGACTCGGAACGCACTTTTGGAAAAATGGTTCCACGGCATCGAAAAAATGTACACTTACCACAAGTTTACAGCTATCTTTTCTGTCGTTCTTCTTGCTCTCCACAATGTTGCTATGGGTGGCAGTCTCTGGGGCTCTCATCTCGCAGCCCAGCTTGGGAACGTCGGCATCTATCTATTTGTCAGCATTGTTCTGGTGGCCTATCTTGGCAAGCACATCAAATATGAAGCTTGGCGCTGGATTCACCGCTTTGTTTATTTGGCCTATATCTTTGGTCTCTTCCACGCTTATATGCTGATGGGCGGTCAACTCCTAACACCGACCTTACTAGGTTTCGTAGTCGGATTCTACGCTATCATAGGTTTAGCTTCTGGTTTTTACATCATCTTCCTCTATCAAAGTTTGGCCTTTCGTCATCTGGGAAAAATCATGCAGGTCAAACGACTGAACCACGATACCGTGGAGTTGAAGATCCAACTCAGTCAAAAACTAGATTATCAGTATGGGCAGTTTGCCTTCGTCAAGATTTTCCAAGAAGGATTTGAAAAAGCGCCGCATCCCTTCTCTATCTCTGGCGGTCATGACAATATCGTCTACTTTACTATCAAGAACTCTGGAGACCACACTAAGAAACTTTATGACAAGATCCAAGAGGGAACCAAGGTCACCATTGACCGAGCTTATGGTCACATGATTCTTGACCAGGGGCAGGAAAAGCAGATCTGGATTGCTGGTGGGATTGGCATTACGCCCTTCATTTCCTATATCCGTGAAAATCCTAATCTGAATCGTCCAGTCAGCTTCTACTACGCTTATACTGGAGCAGAAAATGCTGTTTACCTAGACCTCCTCAAAGACTACGCGGCCAAGAATCCGCAGTTTGACCTTCATTTGGTCGATAGCAAGGTCTCTGGCTATTTGGACTTCAAGAATTATCCTCTGGACAACCAAACCACCGTTTTCATGTGCGGACCTGTCAAGATGATGGATAAACTAGCCAATGAATTTAAAAAGACCAATCCAAAAGCAGATCTGGTCTATGAAGGTTTTAAGTTTAAATAA
- a CDS encoding DUF2975 domain-containing protein, translating to MKKIELKNNSLLKDIVTLLNLIIVGYAAILVFLTILSVISYTGLSDRLGIKLNVQFMPSVDFSNWWSILAFVINLLTASLTIYLIYLARNFIKNLIGGKIFDSSNTQLADKAWKVFLALTFLSVKVAASGNPIALPFSFNASMSFTPLLGALIIWLMMKILEKGIDIAEENEFTI from the coding sequence ATGAAAAAGATTGAATTAAAAAATAACTCTTTGCTCAAAGATATTGTTACTCTATTAAACCTTATCATAGTGGGTTATGCTGCTATTTTGGTGTTTCTTACTATCCTAAGTGTGATTTCTTACACCGGTCTTTCCGACAGGTTGGGAATAAAGCTCAATGTTCAATTTATGCCCTCAGTTGATTTTTCAAATTGGTGGAGTATTCTAGCCTTTGTTATAAATCTTCTCACAGCCTCTTTGACTATTTATCTCATCTATCTTGCTCGTAATTTCATCAAAAATTTGATTGGTGGAAAGATTTTTGATTCATCAAACACGCAACTAGCTGATAAGGCATGGAAAGTCTTTCTGGCTCTGACCTTTCTTTCCGTTAAGGTTGCTGCATCAGGCAATCCCATCGCTCTCCCCTTCTCTTTTAACGCCAGTATGAGCTTTACACCTCTCTTAGGTGCTCTGATTATTTGGCTGATGATGAAAATTCTGGAAAAGGGGATTGATATAGCTGAAGAAAATGAATTTACCATCTAG
- a CDS encoding NrdI protein, which produces MVYDSLTGLGKKFAKSLGMPSQSVWKKLEEPCILVSRNSGAGQIPWTTKRFIRKYRHLIKGFVINGNQKRYPRTFCGATDKIVEQYGLRHIRNIEGSGTEADRQAVKAFLEQLQTAESVHKSH; this is translated from the coding sequence GTGGTTTATGATAGTCTGACTGGTTTGGGCAAAAAGTTTGCTAAAAGTCTGGGAATGCCTAGCCAGTCAGTCTGGAAAAAGCTGGAGGAACCCTGTATTTTAGTCAGCAGAAATAGCGGAGCAGGGCAGATTCCGTGGACGACCAAGCGCTTCATCAGAAAGTACAGACATCTAATCAAAGGCTTTGTCATCAATGGCAATCAGAAGCGTTATCCGCGGACCTTTTGCGGGGCAACGGATAAGATAGTGGAGCAGTATGGCCTCCGCCACATTCGTAATATTGAGGGCTCTGGAACGGAAGCAGACAGACAAGCAGTCAAAGCCTTTTTAGAACAGTTGCAGACAGCTGAAAGTGTGCATAAAAGCCACTAG
- a CDS encoding DUF3592 domain-containing protein has protein sequence MNPMIMIVVLGLLWLVIVFPLYLHYRKEISIRSKSTSLISGKVVGYNSSIYSRHGEPPQVALPLVEYTVRGKSYRKRLEHKQFIPASSGKIQKDVFSSDYVYGSDRSLDLRKIFPIGSNMTVYYNPKNPEEAYVERCISNEKYFKYLFIGFSIFSLVLICINLFHLFL, from the coding sequence ATGAATCCTATGATTATGATTGTGGTGCTTGGGCTACTCTGGCTAGTCATTGTTTTTCCACTCTATCTTCACTATCGAAAAGAAATTTCTATTAGAAGTAAATCTACATCTTTAATATCAGGCAAAGTAGTAGGGTATAACAGTTCCATCTATAGTCGCCACGGAGAGCCACCTCAGGTAGCCTTGCCCCTTGTAGAATATACTGTCCGCGGAAAATCCTATCGAAAAAGACTTGAGCATAAACAGTTTATCCCTGCATCTTCAGGAAAAATCCAAAAAGATGTTTTTTCAAGTGACTATGTTTATGGGTCGGATAGGAGTCTAGACTTGAGAAAGATATTTCCGATTGGATCAAATATGACGGTTTACTATAATCCTAAGAATCCTGAAGAAGCGTATGTTGAGCGCTGCATCAGCAATGAAAAGTATTTTAAATATTTGTTTATCGGATTTTCTATTTTCTCCCTTGTTTTGATTTGTATCAATCTTTTCCATCTATTCTTGTAG
- a CDS encoding DUF2974 domain-containing protein, giving the protein MSNILTYLEEAQHDSIYDRPFNELDLLILTELTYLPFDDLVHEDMSSYCDCRLLDLATKVPRDLSMMVSKNRLKLLNLAATSTRFKNLKLMGYVNDVDQDIQKQFAALIFKVKPDTYVLVFRGTDDSIVGWKEDFHMTYMDQIPAQKMAARYLQKALENLPGNFILTGHSKGGNLASYAASQMEASLQDRIEAIYSYDSPGLNHSVTESDGYQTVVERMKRYLPQNSIVGMMLETPKEARIVKSSAIGGFAQHDTFSWKIKGDSFLLLDTLDAESLQIDKTFKNWVSTVSDEELKDFFDLFFGLILDAGIQSVNELSNVENFNKVLDILKNAQSLTDQERDMLLRLSKLLLDMRVQSWKDDINLPKPTAIGKNIRENLSRWSKQLPFGQSETDKKEDTAAEVQE; this is encoded by the coding sequence ATGAGCAATATTCTTACTTACCTAGAAGAAGCCCAGCATGACAGCATTTATGATCGACCATTTAATGAGTTGGATCTGCTGATTCTGACTGAGCTAACCTACTTACCTTTTGATGACTTGGTTCATGAGGATATGTCCTCCTACTGCGACTGCCGACTGCTAGACTTAGCCACCAAAGTGCCTCGCGACCTCTCCATGATGGTCAGCAAAAACCGTCTGAAACTCTTAAATTTGGCCGCAACCTCTACCCGCTTTAAAAATCTAAAACTGATGGGCTATGTCAATGACGTTGATCAAGATATCCAGAAGCAATTCGCTGCCTTGATTTTCAAAGTCAAGCCTGATACCTATGTCCTAGTCTTTCGCGGAACGGACGACTCCATCGTCGGCTGGAAGGAAGACTTCCACATGACCTATATGGATCAGATCCCTGCTCAGAAAATGGCCGCCCGCTACCTGCAGAAAGCCTTAGAAAATCTGCCCGGTAACTTTATCCTAACCGGCCATTCCAAAGGAGGAAATCTAGCTTCTTATGCAGCCAGTCAGATGGAAGCATCGCTTCAAGACCGTATTGAAGCCATCTACAGCTATGACTCTCCCGGTCTCAATCACTCTGTCACCGAAAGCGATGGCTATCAGACTGTGGTTGAAAGGATGAAACGCTACCTGCCTCAGAACTCCATCGTCGGCATGATGCTGGAAACACCTAAGGAAGCTAGAATTGTCAAAAGCAGTGCCATCGGCGGCTTTGCCCAGCACGATACCTTTTCGTGGAAAATCAAGGGAGACTCTTTCCTATTGCTGGATACACTAGATGCAGAGAGCCTGCAGATAGACAAAACGTTTAAAAATTGGGTGAGCACTGTTTCAGATGAAGAACTTAAAGACTTTTTCGACCTCTTTTTCGGACTGATTTTGGATGCTGGCATCCAGTCTGTCAACGAACTGTCCAATGTTGAAAACTTTAACAAAGTCCTTGATATCCTAAAAAATGCTCAATCTCTAACAGACCAAGAACGTGACATGCTGCTGCGCTTGTCCAAGCTACTACTGGATATGCGTGTCCAAAGCTGGAAGGACGATATAAACTTGCCTAAGCCTACTGCCATTGGTAAGAATATCCGAGAAAACCTATCACGCTGGAGCAAGCAGTTGCCTTTTGGCCAGTCTGAGACTGACAAAAAGGAAGACACTGCCGCAGAGGTTCAAGAGTAA